The sequence below is a genomic window from Nostoc flagelliforme CCNUN1.
GAGATTCATCCCCTTTTTGCCGAGCTTCTAGCAAGCCATTGGCAACAATTTGACAGCGGTTCATCCCAAAACTCTCTACAGTCGCAAATTTGCAATCTGGTTCTTCTGCTAAAGCAAGTCCAGGCGCAAGTAACTTTGTAAAGAGGGGTACTTCTGTGCGAAATTGCGATCGCTTTTCTGCATAAACGCTTATTAGCACTTGTCGGATTGCCTGATAATTGCTTTTTTCAAAGTAGAGAACTCCACTGTCATAGCGTCCGTAATCAGAAGGGTTGTATAGGACTTTAAAGGCGAAAGGAATTCTGATTTGGTTTAATTGCCGTGTCAGGCTTTCCATGAGTGCGATCGC
It includes:
- a CDS encoding T3SS effector HopA1 family protein — encoded protein: MLQQESDNSLAVRKGGLTLHIERDRHLQPTEQSAIAGSFVAIRMPRNLVQNGFYMAVSDAGPDTHPQTVRVYFNLTPEGAIALMESLTRQLNQIRIPFAFKVLYNPSDYGRYDSGVLYFEKSNYQAIRQVLISVYAEKRSQFRTEVPLFTKLLAPGLALAEEPDCKFATVESFGMNRCQIVANGLLEARQKGDESPETRMAFIRQHFSVLGIDWQRAYLNANSQDIYTPLNL